The Miscanthus floridulus cultivar M001 chromosome 7, ASM1932011v1, whole genome shotgun sequence genome includes a region encoding these proteins:
- the LOC136467605 gene encoding heat shock 70 kDa protein 17-like isoform X1 gives MSQPRSWGILLAVLVAAAVAVPPANAAVASIDLGSEWLKVAAVHLAPGRAPIAVAINEMSKRKSPALAALADGNRLAGEEAAGITARHPSKVFARARDHLAKPFSYVQSVTESLFLPYDLVPDARGAAAVLADDGQVYSLEEIVAMVLHYAAGLADAHVGAPVRDAVIAVPPYFGQAERRALTQAAQLAGINVLSLINEHAGAALQYGIDKDFSNASRHVIFYDMGAGSTYAALVYYSAYNAKEFGKTVSVNQFQVKDVRWNSELGGVELEMRLVNYFVDQFNKQLGNGVDIRQSPKALAKLKKQVKRTKEILSANTAAPISVESLYNDVDFRSTITREKFEELCEDLWEQALTPVKEVLTHSGIKIDDIYAVELIGGATRVPKLQAKLQEFLGRRGLDKHLDADEAIVLGASLHAANLSDGIKLNRKLGMIDGSTYALVLEIDGPGYVKDESIDQTLVPRMKKMPIKMFRSIRHTKDFDVSLNYDKAYELPPGIPSHKFAEYSVSGLTDASEKYAHRNLSAPIKANLHFSLSRSGIIALDRAEAVIEITEWVEVPKKILTLESNITNQNSSSEVGAANSTTDSKENLSSGSDTNSSTSTDESNAQEIITEKVLKKRTFRVPLKVVEKTTGAGTILSKELYSEAKNRLEALDKKDAERRKTAELKNNLESYIYSMKEKLEESTDILTVSTEQERESFAEKLSEVQDWLYMDGEDAQANEFKERLDQLKAIGDPILFRLSELKARPAACENARLYLDELQKIVKNWDTNKPWLPKKRVDEVVSEAEKVKAWLEEKENLQKNTPIYSPPVFTSEEVYEKVLDLQDKVSSVNRIPKPKPKVEEKTAKEEEPASKEKTTSSESAPNEGEYTETSQESKAQEEDQSASANTSDSEPESHDEL, from the exons ATGTCGCAGCCCCGCAGTTGGGGAATCCTCCTCGCCGTCCTCGTCGCGGCGGCCGTCGCCGTCCCGCCGGCGAACGCGGCGGTGGCAAGCATCGACCTCGGCTCAGAGTGGCTCAAGGTCGCGGCTGTGCATCTTGCCCCGGGCCGTGCTCCGATCGCTGTTGCCATCAACGAGATGTCCAAGCGCAAGTCCCCGgcgctcgccgcgctcgccgacGGCAACCGCCTCGCTGGGGAGGAGGCCGCCGGCATCACGGCGCGGCACCCGTCCAAGGTGTTCGCCCGCGCGCGGGACCACTTGGCCAAGCCCTTCTCCTACGTGCAGTCCGTCACGGAGTCGCTCTTCCTCCCCTACGACCTCGTCCCCGACGCGCGCGGCGCCGCCGCGGTCCTCGCCGATGACGGGCAGGTATACTCCCTCGAGGAGATCGTCGCCATGGTGCTCCACTACGCCGCGGGGCTCGCCGATGCGCACGTTGGGGCGCCCGTGCGGGACGCGGTGATCGCCGTGCCGCCCTACTTCGGGCAGGCCGAGCGCCGGGCGTTGACGCAGGCGGCGCAGCTGGCTGGAATCAACGTGCTTTCTCTCATCAACGAGCACGCTGGGGCCGCGCTTCAGTACGGGAtcgacaaggacttctccaatgCGTCGCGGCATGTCATCTTTTACGACATGGGCGCTGGTAGCACCTACGCTGCATTAGTGTACTACTCGGCATACAATGCCAAGGAGTTCGGGAAGACAGTGTCCGTTAACCAGTTCCAG GTTAAGGACGTTAGATGGAACTCTGAACTTGGAGGCGTTGAATTGGAAATGCGTCTGGTCAACTATTTTGTTGATCAATTCAATAAGCAGCTTGGTAACGGGGTTGATATCCGTCAGTCTCCCAAGGCATTGGCTAAGTTGAAAAAGCAAGTTAAGCGCACCAAAGAAATTCTTAGTGCAAACACTGCAGCTCCAATTTCAGTAGAATCTCTGTATAATGATGTTGATTTCAG GAGTACCATAACACGTGAGAAATTTGAAGAGCTCTGTGAAGATTTATGGGAGCAAGCTCTAACTCCAGTTAAAGAAGTGCTGACACATTCTGGGATAAAGATTGATGATATCTATGCTGTAGAACTAATAGGAGGAGCTACCCGGGTTCCAAAATTGCAG GCTAAGCTGCAGGAATTTCTGGGTCGACGCGGGCTGGATAAACATCTTGATGCTGATGAAGCAATTGTTCTAGGAGCCTCACTTCATGCTGCTAACCTGAGTGACGGGATTAAGTTGAACCGTAAGTTGGGAATGATTGATGGCTCTACTTATGCTTTGGTACTTGAGATAGATGGTCCGGGTTATGTCAAGGATGAAAGCATTGATCAAACTTTGGTGCCAAGAATGAAGAAAATGCCAATAAAG ATGTTTAGGTCCATCAGACATACCAAGGACTTTGATGTCTCTCTCAACTATGACAAAGCTTATGAACTGCCTCCAGGCATTCCATCACATAAGTTTGCAGAGTATTCCGTATCAGGGCTGACAGATGCCAGTGAAAA GTATGCACACCGTAATTTATCTGCACCCATCAAAGCAAATCTACATTTTTCTTTGAGTAGAAGTGGAATTATTGCTCTTGATAGAGCAGAAGCAGTAATTGAGATAACTGAATGGGTTGAAGTTCCAAAGAAGATATTGACTCTAGAGAGTAACATCACCAATCAGAATTCATCTTCCGAAGTAGGAGCAGCTAATAGCACAACAGATAGTAAGGAAAATTTGAGTTCTGGCAGTGATACTAATTCCAGCACTTCCACTGATGAGAGTAATGCTCAAGAAATTATTACAGAGAAGGTGCTAAAGAAAAGAACATTTAGGGTTCCATTGAAG GTTGTGGAAAAAACGACTGGTGCTGGAACAATTCTTTCGAAGGAGTTGTATTCTGAAGCAAAAAATAGGTTAGAGGCACTCGATAAGAAGGATGCTGAAAGGAGGAAAACTGCTGAACTTAAGAATAACCTAGAGTCATACATATATTCTATGAAGGAGAAG CTGGAAGAAAGCACAGATATTTTGACTGTCTCAACCGAACAGGAGAGGGAATCCTTTGCGGAGAAACTTAGTGAG GTGCAGGATTGGTTATATATGGATGGTGAAGATGCTCAAGCTAATGAATTCAAAGAGCGCCTTGATCAACTTAAGGCCATTGGCGACCCAATTCTTTTCAG ATTGAGTGAATTAAAAGCCCGACCAGCGGCCTGTGAAAATGCTCGATTGTATCTTGATGAGCTGCAAAAG ATTGTCAAGAACTGGGACACAAACAAACCATGGCTCCCCAAAAAGAGAGTAGATGAG GTTGTAAGTGAAGCAGAGAAAGTGAAAGCTTGGCTGGAGGAGAAGGAAAACCTGCAGAAAAA TACCCCTATCTATAGCCCACCAGTTTTCACATCTGAAGAAGTTTATGAGAAAGTTCTGGACTTGCAAGATAAG GTCTCAAGTGTCAATAGGATTCCAAAACCAAAACCCAAGGTTGAGGAGAAAACAGCAAAGGAGGAAGAACCTGCTAGCAAGGAGAAAACTACCTCTTCGGAATCTGCACCCAACGAGGGTGAATACACCGAAACGTCTCAGGAATCTAAGGCTCAAGAAGAGGATCAGTCTGCATCAGCCAACACTAGCGATTCAGAACCTGAATCTCATGACGAGTTGTGA
- the LOC136467605 gene encoding heat shock 70 kDa protein 17-like isoform X2 → MSQPRSWGILLAVLVAAAVAVPPANAAVASIDLGSEWLKVAAVHLAPGRAPIAVAINEMSKRKSPALAALADGNRLAGEEAAGITARHPSKVFARARDHLAKPFSYVQSVTESLFLPYDLVPDARGAAAVLADDGQVYSLEEIVAMVLHYAAGLADAHVGAPVRDAVIAVPPYFGQAERRALTQAAQLAGINVLSLINEHAGAALQYGIDKDFSNASRHVIFYDMGAGSTYAALVYYSAYNAKEFGKTVSVNQFQVKDVRWNSELGGVELEMRLVNYFVDQFNKQLGNGVDIRQSPKALAKLKKQVKRTKEILSANTAAPISVESLYNDVDFRSTITREKFEELCEDLWEQALTPVKEVLTHSGIKIDDIYAVELIGGATRVPKLQAKLQEFLGRRGLDKHLDADEAIVLGASLHAANLSDGIKLNRKLGMIDGSTYALVLEIDGPGYVKDESIDQTLVPRMKKMPIKMFRSIRHTKDFDVSLNYDKAYELPPGIPSHKFAEYSVSGLTDASEKYAHRNLSAPIKANLHFSLSRSGIIALDRAEAVIEITEWVEVPKKILTLESNITNQNSSSEVGAANSTTDSKENLSSGSDTNSSTSTDESNAQEIITEKVLKKRTFRVPLKVVEKTTGAGTILSKELYSEAKNRLEALDKKDAERRKTAELKNNLESYIYSMKEKLEESTDILTVSTEQERESFAEKLSEVQDWLYMDGEDAQANEFKERLDQLKAIGDPILFRLSELKARPAACENARLYLDELQKIMLLLHGCYIKRAYPA, encoded by the exons ATGTCGCAGCCCCGCAGTTGGGGAATCCTCCTCGCCGTCCTCGTCGCGGCGGCCGTCGCCGTCCCGCCGGCGAACGCGGCGGTGGCAAGCATCGACCTCGGCTCAGAGTGGCTCAAGGTCGCGGCTGTGCATCTTGCCCCGGGCCGTGCTCCGATCGCTGTTGCCATCAACGAGATGTCCAAGCGCAAGTCCCCGgcgctcgccgcgctcgccgacGGCAACCGCCTCGCTGGGGAGGAGGCCGCCGGCATCACGGCGCGGCACCCGTCCAAGGTGTTCGCCCGCGCGCGGGACCACTTGGCCAAGCCCTTCTCCTACGTGCAGTCCGTCACGGAGTCGCTCTTCCTCCCCTACGACCTCGTCCCCGACGCGCGCGGCGCCGCCGCGGTCCTCGCCGATGACGGGCAGGTATACTCCCTCGAGGAGATCGTCGCCATGGTGCTCCACTACGCCGCGGGGCTCGCCGATGCGCACGTTGGGGCGCCCGTGCGGGACGCGGTGATCGCCGTGCCGCCCTACTTCGGGCAGGCCGAGCGCCGGGCGTTGACGCAGGCGGCGCAGCTGGCTGGAATCAACGTGCTTTCTCTCATCAACGAGCACGCTGGGGCCGCGCTTCAGTACGGGAtcgacaaggacttctccaatgCGTCGCGGCATGTCATCTTTTACGACATGGGCGCTGGTAGCACCTACGCTGCATTAGTGTACTACTCGGCATACAATGCCAAGGAGTTCGGGAAGACAGTGTCCGTTAACCAGTTCCAG GTTAAGGACGTTAGATGGAACTCTGAACTTGGAGGCGTTGAATTGGAAATGCGTCTGGTCAACTATTTTGTTGATCAATTCAATAAGCAGCTTGGTAACGGGGTTGATATCCGTCAGTCTCCCAAGGCATTGGCTAAGTTGAAAAAGCAAGTTAAGCGCACCAAAGAAATTCTTAGTGCAAACACTGCAGCTCCAATTTCAGTAGAATCTCTGTATAATGATGTTGATTTCAG GAGTACCATAACACGTGAGAAATTTGAAGAGCTCTGTGAAGATTTATGGGAGCAAGCTCTAACTCCAGTTAAAGAAGTGCTGACACATTCTGGGATAAAGATTGATGATATCTATGCTGTAGAACTAATAGGAGGAGCTACCCGGGTTCCAAAATTGCAG GCTAAGCTGCAGGAATTTCTGGGTCGACGCGGGCTGGATAAACATCTTGATGCTGATGAAGCAATTGTTCTAGGAGCCTCACTTCATGCTGCTAACCTGAGTGACGGGATTAAGTTGAACCGTAAGTTGGGAATGATTGATGGCTCTACTTATGCTTTGGTACTTGAGATAGATGGTCCGGGTTATGTCAAGGATGAAAGCATTGATCAAACTTTGGTGCCAAGAATGAAGAAAATGCCAATAAAG ATGTTTAGGTCCATCAGACATACCAAGGACTTTGATGTCTCTCTCAACTATGACAAAGCTTATGAACTGCCTCCAGGCATTCCATCACATAAGTTTGCAGAGTATTCCGTATCAGGGCTGACAGATGCCAGTGAAAA GTATGCACACCGTAATTTATCTGCACCCATCAAAGCAAATCTACATTTTTCTTTGAGTAGAAGTGGAATTATTGCTCTTGATAGAGCAGAAGCAGTAATTGAGATAACTGAATGGGTTGAAGTTCCAAAGAAGATATTGACTCTAGAGAGTAACATCACCAATCAGAATTCATCTTCCGAAGTAGGAGCAGCTAATAGCACAACAGATAGTAAGGAAAATTTGAGTTCTGGCAGTGATACTAATTCCAGCACTTCCACTGATGAGAGTAATGCTCAAGAAATTATTACAGAGAAGGTGCTAAAGAAAAGAACATTTAGGGTTCCATTGAAG GTTGTGGAAAAAACGACTGGTGCTGGAACAATTCTTTCGAAGGAGTTGTATTCTGAAGCAAAAAATAGGTTAGAGGCACTCGATAAGAAGGATGCTGAAAGGAGGAAAACTGCTGAACTTAAGAATAACCTAGAGTCATACATATATTCTATGAAGGAGAAG CTGGAAGAAAGCACAGATATTTTGACTGTCTCAACCGAACAGGAGAGGGAATCCTTTGCGGAGAAACTTAGTGAG GTGCAGGATTGGTTATATATGGATGGTGAAGATGCTCAAGCTAATGAATTCAAAGAGCGCCTTGATCAACTTAAGGCCATTGGCGACCCAATTCTTTTCAG ATTGAGTGAATTAAAAGCCCGACCAGCGGCCTGTGAAAATGCTCGATTGTATCTTGATGAGCTGCAAAAG ATCATGCTTCTCCTGCACGGCTGCTacataaaaagggcgtacccagcgtag
- the LOC136464308 gene encoding uncharacterized protein, producing MEDHGKSDGWDEVLEEDDELASVCKYPISTSFLSSGTSRRSKSVKKPRFSLRGYDFVPLDVKTDNLCTGGQEVTSAVPSTRASQTMVAERLENVEEQTEDLAPEFALPTKKENTSVSELLDNLQRRSGSVVRTPSLLHQHAPSISIREQELSSRVPPTKASQALMDEPFENVKGQTDDLPSEFPCLIKKANLSVAELLEDLQGRSGSYVETASLSHQHTRTKHWKPKLLSSDKKTLAILGDRSIDIEDPLEHVIDGTSSEEEDATQNHLSLVNKDENQQTMADLFQEVFNPTNLDGAMNSMRSTGAGNYGRMQQIMQMEKDWHAEFLRRYSREQGYSGDLKGTTVQIMSRSLEGKLTVCSCMFQEKSNDTAISNASADSTIDESRTRRTIIFSPKICDNVDLLVGNIIHIFPPWKEVKIQEEHVIICTYFSHHRT from the exons ATGGAAGACCATGGAAAATCAGATGGGTGGGATGAAGTtctagaagaagatgatgagttAGCGAGTGTATGCAAATATCCTATTAGCACCTCATTCCTTTCTTCTGGAACAAGCAGAA GGAGCAAAAGTGTAAAGAAGCCTAGATTCTCATTACGAGGATATGATTTTGTTCCATTAGATGTTAAGACTGATAACTTGTGCACTGGGGGGCAAGAAGTTACCTCTGCAGTGCCATCAACTAGAGCTTCACAAACCATGGTGGCTGAACGGTTGGAAAATGTTGAGGAACAAACTGAAGATTTGGCACCAGAGTTTGCCCTTCCAACCAAGAAAGAAAATACTTCTGTTTCTGAGCTGCTAGATAATTTACAGCGTAGGAGTGGTTCTGTTGTCAGGACACCATCTTTG TTGCACCAACATGCTCCAAGCATATCAATCAGGGAGCAGGAACTTTCATCCAGAGTGCCACCAACTAAAGCTTCACAAGCTTTGATGGATGAACCGTTCGAAAATGTCAAGGGACAAACTGATGATCTGCCATCAGAGTTTCCCTGCTTGATCAAGAAAGCAAATCTTTCAGTTGCAGAACTTCTAGAAGATCTACAGGGTAGAAGTGGCTCTTATGTCGAGACAGCATCTTTG TCACATCAACACACCAGAACTAAACATTGGAAGCCAAAACTCCTTTCTTCCGACAAGAAAACACTAGCTATTCTAGGAGACAGGAGTATTGACATTGAGGACCCCTTGGAGCATGTAATTGACGGAACATCTAGCGAGGAGGAA GATGCTACTCAAAACCACTTGAGTTTGGTGAACAAAGATGAGAACCAGCAAACTATGGCTGACCTATTCCAAGAAGTTTTCAATCCAACAAACTTGGATGGTGCCATGAATTCAATGAGATCAACAGG AGCTGGTAACTATGGAAGAATGCAACAGATTATGCAGATGGAGAAAGATTGGCATGCGGAGTTCTTGAGACGGTATAGCAGAGAGCAAGGTTATTCAG GTGATTTAAAGGGAACTACTGTTCAGATCATGTCAAGGTCATTGGAAGGAAAGCTAACAGTCTGCAGCTGCATGTTCCAGGAAAAGAGCAAT GATACTGCTATAAGTAATGCCTCAGCAGACAGCACCATAGATGAAAGCAGAACTAGGAGGACCATTATCTTCAGTCCAAAGATATGTGACAATGTGGATCTTCTGGTTGGAAACATAATTCATATCTTCCCACCATG GAAGGAAGTTAAAATACAAGAAGAGCATGTGATTATTTGCACCTACTTCTCGCACCACCGGACTTGA
- the LOC136464309 gene encoding pentatricopeptide repeat-containing protein At1g77360, mitochondrial-like, giving the protein MSDHRAKRPSDGAATVASPAAKRARDPSSPAFATNKEAPDMPPKIRIFCEILASRADDAKLIAELDNADIRVTTADVEQVLRFSYAHPRAAATFFRWAGYQHLGHEHSPYSWNLLVDMLGKNLLFEPMWDTVQSMHSQRLLSLATFASIFSSLAATPGGSPLKAFMDMPRYGMARDTPALNSLLSALCRANRLDDARAAIPVARAEAGTPPDADSYAILLEGCEAAADPRVAREVFDEMVHATGFIPDNVPAYDSFLTTLVSSDSSTALPEAMQYLLVLSRRGCSPGEKFFRAALAAHLKARQLLGAVELWDDFVGRRGLVPDMEMYNTMIMLQGSLGQAEVIVNYLDDMISNGVFPDTNTYNVVLQLLLKGRKLREAAAIFSEMVKNECWPNEENCSLALCMFLDTRYWETGIKVWSCMVENGLPPLEECGNMLVSKLKDDRLPEACKYAEDMIDRGIKLSSSTLSKLKQCLQKIKKGEIHDHLLRKWKAH; this is encoded by the coding sequence ATGTCCGATCACCGGGCGAAGCGGCCGTCCGACGGCGCAGCCACGGTGGCATCGCCGGCGGCGAAGCGCGCCCGCGACCCGTCCTCGCCGGCGTTCGCCACGAACAAGGAAGCCCCCGACATGCCCCCCAAGATCCGCATCTTCTGCGAAATCCTGGCCTCCCGCGCCGACGACGCGAAACTGATAGCCGAGCTCGACAACGCCGACATCCGCGTAACCACCGCTGACGTCGAGCAGGTGCTCCGCTTCTCCTACGCGCacccgcgcgccgccgccaccttctTTCGCTGGGCGGGATACCAGCACCTCGGCCACGAGCACTCCCCCTACTCGTGGAACCTCCTCGTCGACATGCTCGGTAAAAATCTCCTCTTCGAGCCCATGTGGGACACCGTCCAATCCATGCACTCGCAGCGGCTGCTCTCGCTCGCCACTTTCGCCTCCATATTCTCCTCCCTGGCGGCGACCCCCGGCGGTTCCCCGCTCAAGGCGTTCATGGACATGCCGCGCTACGGCATGGCCCGCGACACGCCAGCGCTCAACTCGCTCCTCTCCGCGCTCTGTCGTGCCAACCGCCTCGACGACGCCCGCGCCGCGATCCCAGTAGCCCGCGCCGAGGCCGGCACGCCCCCGGATGCCGACTCCTACGCCATCCTCCTCGAGGGCTGCGAGGCTGCCGCCGACCCGCGGGTTGCGCGCGAGGTGTTCGACGAAATGGTGCATGCCACTGGCTTTATTCCTGACAACGTGCCTGCCTATGACTCCTTCCTCACTACCCTTGTTTCAAGTGACTCCTCCACGGCGCTACCGGAAGCAATGCAGTACCTGCTTGTCTTAAGCAGGCGCGGCTGTTCGCCAGGAGAGAAGTTCTTCCGTGCTGCTCTCGCTGCACACCTTAAGGCACGACAATTGCTCGGTGCCGTGGAGCTCTGGGATGACTTTGTTGGGCGTCGAGGACTTGTCCCAGATATGGAAATGTATAACACAATGATCATGCTGCAGGGCAGTCTTGGGCAGGCTGAGGTGATAGTGAATTATCTCGACGATATGATCTCCAACGGAGTGTTCCCTGATACCAACACATACAATGTGGTTCTCCAGCTTTTGCTGAAGGGAAGGAAGCTCCGAGAGGCAGCTGCAATATTTAGTGAGATGGTCAAGAACGAATGTTGGCCAAACGAGGAAAATTGTTCACTTGCACTTTGCATGTTTTTGGATACACGCTATTGGGAGACTGGGATCAAAGTCTGGAGCTGCATGGTggagaatggcttgccacctttaGAGGAGTGTGGGAACATGCTTGTATCAAAGCTGAAGGATGACAGGCTACCTGAGGCATGCAAATATGCAGAAGACATGATTGATCGGGGTATCAAGTTGAGTTCATCGACACTGTCCAAGCTGAAGCAGTGCCTGCAGAAGATTAAGAAAGGAGAGATCCATGATCACCTACTTAGAAAATGGAAGGCACATTAG